The genomic region TCGAGACTGATAATATTTAATGGCTGTTAATAAATGCTCCGGTTTAAAGTCCGGCCAATTAATATCAGTGAACCAAAACTCCGCATAAGCTATCTGCCATAATAAAAAATTACTGATTCTAATATCGCCACTTGGTCTTATTACTAAATCAGGATCAGGTTGTCC from Negativicutes bacterium harbors:
- a CDS encoding undecaprenyl diphosphate synthase family protein, with protein sequence GQPDPDLVIRPSGDIRISNFLLWQIAYAEFWFTDINWPDFKPEHLLTAIKYYQSRERRFGGLK